Part of the Arcobacter sp. F155 genome, GTGGTTTAAACCACAACTTTATGAACCAAAAGAGTTTTATAAGGAAGATACTCTAAAACAGATTATGTGGGCACTCTTTTTTGGAGGTATTTTTTCTTTAATTATTTATAATATCTTTTTATTTATCTTTACAAAAGATAAAATATTTTTATTCTATTTTTTATATCTAATTGCAACTCTGATGCAGAGTCAATTCTCAATAAATGCAAAATTTTATCTTTTCCCGATGGATAACCCTAATTTTGTAAAAAATGATTTTTATTTTAATGTTTTTTATGTAAATGTGTTAGTTAGTTTTACAATGACTCTTTTTATACGATACTTTTTGAATACAAAGCTTTACCCAAAAATTGATTTATCTTTAAAGCTATTAATTTTTATAATTCCAATCTATTTTATTTTACAAATTTTTGATATCTTTACTATTCCTCAAGTTGTATTATTCCAATTTTTTACACCATATTATTTCTTATGGATTGGGTTTTATGCTCTTTACAAGAAAAACCCACAAGCTAATTTTTTCTTATTAGGCTGGAGTTTTGCCTTGCTTGCTTGGCTATCCTTATTTTTCCAATATATGGGAATTCTTCCTGTTGAATATATATATGGATATACTTTTGAAACTCTTATTATGGCTGAAGTTATTCTTTTTGCTATTTCTTTAGCCTATAGAATAAAGAATTTGGAAAAGAAGAAAAATGATTTGACTGTTGAACTTTTAAAAAAAGAAAAAACTGAATCAAGGCGTTTAGAAAAAATCGTTAAAATTCGAACAAAAGAATTAAATAGCGAATTGAAACAAAATGAACTACTACTAAAAGAGTTGCATCATAGAGTAAAAAATAATATGCAGTTTATTACCTCTTTATATGCTTTAAAACTTAATGAAAATGCAGATAAAAAAATGGAAGAGAATTTGCATGATGTAGAGAGAAAAATTCATGCGATGAGTATTGTTCATCAAATGCTTTATAATCAAAAAAATCTTGAAAGTATAAATGCTAAAGAGTACTTTGAAAAAGTTATTGAAAATATAAAAAATGGTTTTGAATTAGAAAATATCTCTTTCAAATTAAATATAAATGCTATTCTTGATATTGAAGAAGCTATTTATTGTGGCTTAATAGTAAATGAACTAGTTACAAATGCAATTAAATATGCTTTTGATGGTAGAAAAGGTTGTATTTCTATTTATTTAAATAATTATAAAAAAGGAATTTTATTAGAAGTTTTGGATAACGGAAAAGGATTAATAAAATCAGATAAAATTACTTTTGGTCAAATGATGGTTGAGTCTTTAGCCACGGAACAATTAGAAGGTAATCTTAATATAAAAGTAGAGAATGGAACACATATTTCTCTCTATTTTAAGAATAAAATTAAAAAAAACATTAGTGAAAATAATGAGAAGTAAATAGAACACTTTATCTATTTCTTTGCCATAATTGTTTATAATCTATTTTTAAAATATATGAACTATATTTATTGATTCAATAAATAAAATATAAAATTTCGAAATGATAAAAGGAAATTAATGGGATTAGGTGTAGGTATAGTAGGGCTTCCAAACGTAGGTAAATCAACAACTTTTAATGCTTTAACAAAAGCACAAAATGCAGAGGCTCAAAATTATCCTTTCTGTACAATTGAACCAAATAAGGCAATCGTACCAGTACCAGATAAAAGATTAGACGAATTAGCAAAAATCGTTAACCCAGATAAAATCCAACACTCAACAATTGATTTTGTTGATATTGCTGGACTAGTTAGAGGGGCGAGTAAAGGTGAAGGTTTAGGAAACCAATTCTTATCAAATATTAGAGAAGTAGAAGTTATCTTACACATGGTTAGATGTTTTGATGATGGAAATATTACTCACGTAGAAGGTGATGTAAATCCTATTAGAGATATTGAAATTATTGAGACTGAACTTATTTATGCTGATATTACTCAGTGTGAAAAGAAAATTGAAAAACTAAAAAAACAATCTAAAGCTTCTAAAGAAGCCGCAGCTATGTTAGTTGTAGCAGAGGCATTATTAAAACACTTAGAAGATCTTCAGCCTGTTAAAACTTTTGAAGATATTGAAAATGATTTATTCCTTCAAATGGACAAAGAGTTAAGATTCTTATCAAATAAAGATGTAATCTATGGTGCAAACATGGATGAAGACTCTTTAATGGAAGGTACAAATGAGTATGTTGAAGCATTAAGAGCTCATGCAAATGAAGTAAATGCAGATGTAATTACTCTTTGTGCTAAAATTGAAGAAGAGCTAGTTGGAATGGATGATGATGAAGCAAAAGAACTTTTAACTGATTTAGGTGTTGCTGAATCTGGTTTAGAACAAATCATTCATAAAGCATTTGATAAGTTAGGTCTTCAATCATACTTCACTGCTGGAAAAGTAGAAGTTAGAGCTTGGACTATTAGAAAAAATACAAAAGCTCCTCAAGCAGCAGCTGTTATTCATAATGACTTTGAAAAAGGATTTATTAAAGCAGAAGTTATCTCTTATGAGGATTTCGTATCTTTAGGTGGAGAAGTTAAATGTAAAGAGGCTGGAAAGCTAAGACTTGAAGGAAAAGATTACGTTGTTCAAGATGGTGACGTAATGCATTTCAGATTTAACACTTAATTTGATATAATTGTGTTACATAAAATAACCTTTGGTTGCAGGAGAATAAAATGACTGATACTATAATTGAGAAGATTGAAGCACTACCACCACTTCCGAAAACAGTTTTAGATATTGAAGAGTTCAGACAAAAGAATGAAAAAGAGGCTTTTGAATTATTACAAATCATCGAAAAAGATGCTTTAATAATATCTACACTATTAAAAGTTTCAAACTCAGCAATGTTTGGATTTAGAAGTAAAGTTGAAACAGCTAGTAAAGCTATTAACCTTTTAGGAATTAACTTTACAATATCTATTGCAATTGGTGGTACAGTTCAAAATCTTTTAAAATCAAACTTATCAGCCTATGGAATAAATAGTGATGACTTTATGAGAGCATCAAACCTAGCAACTACATTAGCTTCTCTTTGGTTAAATAAAGTATCTTTTGACTTAAAAGAGGAGTTAGTTCTTCCTGCACTTTTACAAGAAGCTGGAAAGTTTGTTCTTGCAGATGTAATTGATAGTGAAGGGAAGACTGAAGAGTTTAAAAACCTTATTTCTACTGGTCATACAATTGCTCAAGCAGAAAGAGAGACTGTTGGTGTAACAACTTCTCAAATTACTGCAAAAATATTTAGACACTGGAAGTTAAGTGAAAATCTTATTTCTGTGATTGAAAATGTAGATGATATAGATAAGTGTGAACCAGCATGTAAATCTAAATCAGAAGTTTTAGATGTAATTAAAACAATTTGTAATGTAACTGACCCAATGAGTGTTGAAAACATCGAAAAAGGTATTGCAAAAGCAAATAGTTATGATTTAGATATAAAAAGTTTAAAACAAGCTATTGAAAAACTAGAAGATAGATTACTAGACGAGTAATCTTCTATAAACCTTGAAGTAGAATATTCCATAAATATTCTATTTCACTATCATTAAAAAGTATCAAGTTCTTATTTAAATATAACTCTTCCATCTTTTTTTTATCAAACTTTCTACTGTAACTACAAGTACTATGTGTAGGTACAAAACTTCTAACTAGAGAAAAGTTTTTAGTAATTTTTGATTCGCATAAAAAACATTCAAAGTCTGGATGAAGTCTTCCTTCATAATCTAAAAGTTCTAA contains:
- a CDS encoding 7TM diverse intracellular signaling domain-containing protein encodes the protein MRLLFFLFFSFLTLSATIVVDKKETVNLLEYSKVYHDVENKETILTILEKGDKFETTKKEAIDYCNLTPEGVWIKFNLQNSTNKNIDKILRIDNLSTERVDLYKVKNKKLISQKTTGIYHLKEFDGTIALSLPISINANSIESYYLNVKNEKLSLWFKPQLYEPKEFYKEDTLKQIMWALFFGGIFSLIIYNIFLFIFTKDKIFLFYFLYLIATLMQSQFSINAKFYLFPMDNPNFVKNDFYFNVFYVNVLVSFTMTLFIRYFLNTKLYPKIDLSLKLLIFIIPIYFILQIFDIFTIPQVVLFQFFTPYYFLWIGFYALYKKNPQANFFLLGWSFALLAWLSLFFQYMGILPVEYIYGYTFETLIMAEVILFAISLAYRIKNLEKKKNDLTVELLKKEKTESRRLEKIVKIRTKELNSELKQNELLLKELHHRVKNNMQFITSLYALKLNENADKKMEENLHDVERKIHAMSIVHQMLYNQKNLESINAKEYFEKVIENIKNGFELENISFKLNINAILDIEEAIYCGLIVNELVTNAIKYAFDGRKGCISIYLNNYKKGILLEVLDNGKGLIKSDKITFGQMMVESLATEQLEGNLNIKVENGTHISLYFKNKIKKNISENNEK
- the ychF gene encoding redox-regulated ATPase YchF; translated protein: MGLGVGIVGLPNVGKSTTFNALTKAQNAEAQNYPFCTIEPNKAIVPVPDKRLDELAKIVNPDKIQHSTIDFVDIAGLVRGASKGEGLGNQFLSNIREVEVILHMVRCFDDGNITHVEGDVNPIRDIEIIETELIYADITQCEKKIEKLKKQSKASKEAAAMLVVAEALLKHLEDLQPVKTFEDIENDLFLQMDKELRFLSNKDVIYGANMDEDSLMEGTNEYVEALRAHANEVNADVITLCAKIEEELVGMDDDEAKELLTDLGVAESGLEQIIHKAFDKLGLQSYFTAGKVEVRAWTIRKNTKAPQAAAVIHNDFEKGFIKAEVISYEDFVSLGGEVKCKEAGKLRLEGKDYVVQDGDVMHFRFNT
- a CDS encoding HDOD domain-containing protein, with product MTDTIIEKIEALPPLPKTVLDIEEFRQKNEKEAFELLQIIEKDALIISTLLKVSNSAMFGFRSKVETASKAINLLGINFTISIAIGGTVQNLLKSNLSAYGINSDDFMRASNLATTLASLWLNKVSFDLKEELVLPALLQEAGKFVLADVIDSEGKTEEFKNLISTGHTIAQAERETVGVTTSQITAKIFRHWKLSENLISVIENVDDIDKCEPACKSKSEVLDVIKTICNVTDPMSVENIEKGIAKANSYDLDIKSLKQAIEKLEDRLLDE